A region from the Thermodesulfobacteriota bacterium genome encodes:
- a CDS encoding cobalamin-dependent protein (Presence of a B(12) (cobalamin)-binding domain implies dependence on cobalamin itself, in one of its several forms, or in some unusual lineages, dependence on a cobalamin-like analog.), with protein sequence MERKKVKVITGKIGLDDHYRGIISVTDALRNAGMEVVYLGAGQRFDTVIKAVIQEDADVVGLSFLCGGHVEIMRRFMNLMRENRLEQILVVIGGVIPDQDIPRLKELGVAEVFLPGAPLKDITDYVSRNAGR encoded by the coding sequence ATGGAGAGAAAGAAGGTAAAAGTTATAACCGGTAAGATTGGGCTTGATGATCATTATAGAGGCATCATATCAGTGACTGACGCTCTCAGGAATGCCGGGATGGAGGTGGTATACCTGGGGGCAGGGCAGAGATTTGATACAGTAATTAAGGCAGTTATTCAGGAAGATGCCGATGTCGTGGGCTTGAGCTTTTTATGCGGTGGTCATGTAGAGATTATGCGGCGATTCATGAACCTGATGCGTGAGAATAGGCTGGAACAGATTTTGGTCGTAATAGGAGGGGTAATTCCTGATCAAGACATTCCCAGGTTGAAAGAGTTGGGAGTGGCAGAGGTATTTCTGCCCGGTGCTCCTCTGAAAGACATAACTGACTATGTTTCAAGAAATGCTGGAAGATGA
- a CDS encoding acyl-CoA dehydrogenase family protein: MSLLERCYSEEHQIFRDAVRRLFEKEIAPRSEECEEEKAVPRDIWKKLAEQGFLCPWVPEEYGGAGIDFLYSVIIMEEATRTGCNNIMWPLVLHSDIVVPYIYHFGNEEQKKKWLPGCVSGDLLASIVMTEPDAGSDLAAIRATAVRDGDHYIINGQKTFISCGAICDLGVVAVKTDTKADPPFKGMSLIVVEYGTPGFSKSAKFDKVGFHANATSGLIFEDCRVPVENLLGKEGEGFKYLMTDLQQERLVIALGSQLMAEQALKETINYTKERKVFGSPVSSFQHISFELAKMATEIELGRTFIESLIIDHIEGKNVVEKVSMAKYWIPEMLNHMIGKCLQFHGGYGYMEEYPIARLFRDARCQTLLGGASEVMLLIISRNLGL; this comes from the coding sequence ATGTCTTTATTGGAGAGATGTTATAGTGAGGAGCATCAGATATTCAGAGATGCTGTACGGCGTCTTTTTGAAAAAGAGATTGCACCTAGATCAGAGGAATGTGAAGAAGAGAAAGCTGTTCCTCGAGATATTTGGAAAAAGCTTGCTGAGCAGGGTTTTTTGTGTCCCTGGGTTCCGGAGGAGTACGGTGGTGCTGGAATCGACTTCCTTTATTCCGTGATCATTATGGAAGAAGCCACCAGGACAGGTTGTAACAACATAATGTGGCCACTCGTACTTCATTCAGATATAGTTGTTCCTTATATCTATCACTTTGGTAATGAGGAACAGAAGAAGAAATGGCTGCCTGGTTGCGTATCAGGCGATCTTCTTGCATCAATCGTCATGACCGAGCCTGATGCAGGTTCAGACCTGGCAGCTATTCGTGCTACTGCTGTAAGAGACGGCGATCATTATATAATCAACGGACAAAAGACATTTATATCCTGTGGGGCGATCTGTGATCTTGGTGTAGTTGCGGTAAAGACTGACACAAAGGCAGATCCGCCTTTTAAAGGAATGTCTTTGATTGTTGTGGAATATGGTACTCCAGGTTTTAGTAAAAGCGCTAAATTTGATAAAGTAGGTTTTCACGCAAATGCCACATCTGGGTTGATATTTGAAGATTGCAGGGTCCCGGTTGAAAATCTCCTGGGTAAGGAAGGTGAAGGTTTTAAGTATCTCATGACAGATCTGCAGCAGGAGAGATTGGTAATTGCACTGGGTTCTCAACTTATGGCTGAACAAGCACTTAAAGAGACGATCAATTACACAAAAGAAAGAAAAGTATTTGGGTCCCCTGTAAGCAGCTTTCAGCATATCTCTTTTGAACTGGCAAAGATGGCAACGGAGATAGAACTGGGCAGGACATTTATTGAAAGCCTTATTATCGACCATATCGAAGGGAAAAATGTAGTAGAAAAAGTATCGATGGCCAAGTATTGGATTCCTGAGATGCTCAATCATATGATAGGTAAGTGCCTCCAGTTCCATGGCGGATATGGATATATGGAAGAATATCCGATTGCCAGATTGTTCAGAGATGCGAGGTGCCAGACGTTACTTGGTGGAGCATCGGAAGTAATGCTTCTGATTATCAGCAGAAACCTTGGGCTGTAA